Proteins from one Mucilaginibacter jinjuensis genomic window:
- a CDS encoding glycoside hydrolase family 71/99-like protein, with the protein MRKEMLLWASALLLFSGCSKSNLAEKSVNPLTKKMTGSTTLLSGTGDVVGKITVGYQGWFGCAGDNSPYNSWTHQNLECWPDVRQYTTTYAGDKFNQAGVQQAAFNGNLGNGQPAKMFSSYDQSTVNVHFLWMQQNGIDCAALQRFGGALNTDARDKGFRDGMATRVQNAAQTYGRKFYIMYDISGWTNFQTEMKTDWTSFMSAHTTSSAYAKQNGKPVVCIWGIGFANRPGNVTSWSDVINWFKSQGCYVIVGAPGNFSTDTANQAAYNLADMLMPWRVGATTNFQTMDANDLTYCNAHNIDYQTDIYPGTAFYNSNASRPKNEIPRVHGDFMWSQFAGAKNANVSSVYISMFDEMNEATSILNCAEDASSIPAGNYFLTLDADGTHVSSDFYLRLVNDGGKMIKGQIAYTASHPTPHVLTPPASLTPHVLSSSSIQINWSQVADAPVYNIKRATVSGGPYTTVAAGVTGGTYTNTGLTANTTYYYVISAGYINGGESTNSGQVSGKTNP; encoded by the coding sequence ATGAGAAAAGAAATGTTATTATGGGCATCAGCCCTGTTGTTATTTTCGGGCTGTTCTAAAAGTAACCTGGCCGAAAAAAGTGTGAATCCTTTAACTAAAAAAATGACCGGAAGTACTACCTTATTATCGGGTACCGGCGATGTAGTGGGCAAAATAACCGTGGGCTATCAAGGTTGGTTCGGCTGTGCCGGCGATAACTCTCCATACAACAGCTGGACACACCAAAACCTGGAATGCTGGCCCGATGTTCGCCAATATACCACCACCTACGCAGGCGATAAATTTAACCAGGCCGGTGTGCAACAAGCAGCTTTTAATGGCAATCTGGGTAATGGCCAGCCAGCCAAAATGTTTTCATCGTACGACCAATCGACCGTTAATGTGCATTTCTTATGGATGCAGCAAAACGGTATTGACTGTGCCGCCTTACAAAGATTTGGAGGTGCGCTAAACACAGACGCGCGCGACAAAGGTTTCCGTGATGGCATGGCTACCCGCGTACAAAATGCAGCGCAAACTTACGGGCGCAAGTTTTATATCATGTATGACATCTCGGGCTGGACTAACTTCCAAACAGAAATGAAGACCGATTGGACCAGCTTCATGAGCGCACATACCACATCATCGGCTTATGCCAAACAAAACGGCAAACCGGTAGTGTGTATCTGGGGTATTGGTTTCGCTAACAGGCCAGGCAATGTTACCTCATGGTCTGATGTTATTAACTGGTTTAAATCTCAGGGATGCTATGTAATTGTTGGGGCACCGGGCAATTTCAGTACAGATACGGCAAACCAGGCTGCCTATAACCTGGCCGATATGCTGATGCCATGGCGGGTTGGCGCTACCACCAATTTCCAAACGATGGATGCCAATGATCTTACTTATTGCAATGCGCATAACATCGATTATCAAACTGATATTTATCCGGGTACTGCTTTCTACAACTCTAATGCTTCAAGGCCTAAAAATGAAATCCCGCGGGTACATGGCGATTTTATGTGGTCGCAATTCGCCGGGGCGAAGAATGCTAATGTAAGCAGCGTTTATATTTCGATGTTTGATGAAATGAACGAAGCTACAAGTATCTTAAATTGTGCCGAAGATGCTTCATCTATCCCGGCAGGCAATTATTTCCTGACGCTGGATGCAGATGGCACCCATGTTTCGTCCGATTTTTATCTGCGCCTGGTTAATGATGGTGGTAAAATGATTAAAGGGCAAATTGCCTACACGGCATCGCACCCTACACCGCATGTGTTAACACCACCTGCAAGTTTAACGCCGCATGTGCTTTCCAGTTCTTCGATCCAGATCAACTGGTCGCAGGTTGCAGATGCGCCGGTTTATAATATTAAACGGGCTACAGTAAGCGGTGGTCCATATACTACGGTTGCCGCCGGTGTTACAGGTGGCACTTACACTAACACAGGTTTAACAGCTAATACTACTTATTATTATGTAATATCGGCAGGTTATATCAATGGTGGTGAGAGTACCAACAGCGGGCAGGTTAGTGGCAAAACCAATCCATAA
- a CDS encoding galactose oxidase: MRWCGFKIFVITAILTVGAFQCTFAESYGLSFYSHEVVQDKRTSLQLNTGNTLQSKDNFSVTFDLSFIAHQEIYFGYIFRLINDNNQNIDLIYDNQPNTKHFKLIVGEHLTQIQFNLPDKLLFEDWTNFKIIADFKNDKISLIAGGNTYIENNAHLKQGSNYKLLFGANAYKQYQSTDLPPMKLRDVKLLQQDKLVDYWPLNEYSGNIAVETVNQNNGVVTNPLWLRSRHRNWQLEKELTVPGIVSSAFDAKTQSIYLVTSDSVIVYSANGSKKMHGLGYATGTEELVPGDQSLYFDNKLYYIFTDKKLVATYNTENKNWDQRLKKLPSFTNYGHLNKFFSARDTSLYIIGGYGQLIYKDSVSKYNVSNHQWEYVKTKGDAFTPRYLAGLGTTANADTAYILGGYGSASGQQIVNPRNLYDMMRYTVKDKTFKKLFDLDSKGEDFVFANSLIIDQKAKTYYGLIFPQHKYNSHLQLIRGSLENPSYQVVGDAIPFLFHDVSSFADLYYSSETGSFFAVTLLQDNNNTHIKIYSLAGPPEVLQATASLASTAGFKAWWLEVFIGVLAVIGGILYLKRGKPTQFTPHINEEPVAPRPVVNHVAHQETEEIIASIEFPVVPNPTRNAIYLFGDLHLFTDQGAEITKAFTPLLKELFLIITLYSIKWGRGVSSEKLNEILWFDKSEKSARNNCSVNIVKLKTLLDKMGHYHLSKDTGYWKIDIDYDAIFVDYYNYLSIVSNKEELDKQKILQLTQITQRGNFLSNIEYEWLDTFKSDVSNEIIDCYLQFANSMKISDDPRFLIKLANDIFYFDPVNEDAMILKCKALSFLGKHSLAKTTYESFNKEYKEIYGEDFEKNFHAVME; the protein is encoded by the coding sequence ATGAGATGGTGTGGATTTAAAATATTTGTAATTACAGCTATTTTAACGGTGGGTGCTTTTCAGTGTACTTTTGCCGAATCATACGGCTTAAGCTTTTACAGCCATGAAGTAGTACAGGATAAACGTACCTCCCTGCAATTAAATACAGGCAATACACTGCAATCAAAAGATAATTTTTCTGTTACTTTCGATCTTTCATTCATCGCCCATCAGGAGATCTATTTCGGTTATATATTCCGACTGATCAATGATAACAACCAGAATATCGATCTTATTTATGATAATCAGCCAAACACTAAACATTTTAAACTGATTGTTGGCGAGCATTTAACCCAGATACAATTTAACCTGCCCGATAAGCTGCTTTTTGAAGATTGGACCAATTTTAAAATTATAGCCGATTTTAAAAATGACAAAATATCCTTAATAGCAGGTGGTAATACTTACATCGAAAATAATGCGCATTTAAAGCAAGGGAGTAACTATAAGTTACTGTTTGGGGCTAATGCTTATAAGCAGTACCAGTCTACAGATCTTCCGCCTATGAAGCTGCGGGATGTTAAGCTGTTACAGCAGGATAAACTGGTTGATTACTGGCCTTTGAACGAATATAGCGGCAATATAGCCGTTGAAACTGTTAATCAGAATAATGGCGTGGTAACTAACCCGCTTTGGCTAAGATCCCGTCACCGCAACTGGCAGCTCGAAAAGGAACTTACCGTGCCTGGGATTGTAAGTTCGGCGTTTGATGCAAAAACACAAAGCATTTACCTGGTTACTTCCGATTCTGTGATCGTATACTCGGCTAATGGCTCTAAAAAAATGCATGGCCTTGGTTATGCCACTGGTACAGAAGAGTTGGTGCCGGGCGACCAATCCCTCTATTTCGATAATAAGCTATATTACATTTTTACTGATAAAAAGCTGGTAGCCACCTATAATACGGAAAATAAAAACTGGGATCAACGATTAAAAAAACTTCCTTCATTTACCAATTACGGCCATTTAAACAAATTTTTCTCGGCCAGGGATACTTCATTATATATAATCGGCGGCTACGGTCAGCTGATTTATAAAGACAGTGTTTCGAAGTATAATGTTAGCAATCATCAATGGGAATATGTAAAGACTAAGGGCGATGCTTTTACACCAAGATACCTTGCAGGCTTAGGCACAACAGCTAATGCAGATACTGCTTATATTTTAGGCGGATACGGCAGCGCATCGGGCCAGCAAATTGTAAACCCACGCAATTTGTATGATATGATGCGCTATACGGTAAAAGATAAAACCTTTAAAAAGCTCTTCGATCTGGATTCGAAAGGAGAGGACTTTGTTTTTGCCAATTCATTAATTATCGATCAAAAAGCTAAAACTTATTATGGTCTGATTTTTCCTCAGCATAAATACAATTCGCATTTGCAGTTAATCAGGGGATCGTTAGAGAACCCATCGTACCAGGTTGTTGGTGATGCCATTCCTTTCCTGTTCCATGATGTTTCGTCATTTGCCGATCTGTATTACAGCAGCGAGACCGGGAGCTTTTTTGCTGTGACCTTATTGCAGGATAACAATAATACCCATATTAAGATTTATTCGCTGGCTGGTCCGCCCGAGGTATTACAGGCTACCGCATCATTGGCAAGCACTGCTGGTTTTAAAGCATGGTGGCTGGAAGTATTTATTGGTGTACTTGCAGTAATTGGCGGTATCTTATATTTAAAGAGAGGTAAGCCAACCCAATTTACCCCGCATATAAACGAAGAGCCTGTTGCACCAAGGCCGGTAGTAAACCACGTTGCTCACCAGGAAACCGAAGAGATTATTGCAAGCATTGAGTTTCCGGTAGTGCCTAACCCGACCAGAAATGCTATTTACCTGTTTGGCGACCTGCACTTATTTACAGATCAGGGTGCGGAAATCACCAAAGCATTCACCCCGCTTTTAAAAGAGTTGTTCCTGATCATCACCCTATATTCTATTAAATGGGGCAGGGGGGTTAGTTCCGAAAAGCTGAATGAGATTCTGTGGTTCGATAAATCGGAAAAAAGCGCACGCAATAACTGTTCGGTTAATATTGTGAAGCTGAAAACCCTATTGGATAAGATGGGGCATTACCATCTTTCGAAAGATACCGGCTATTGGAAAATAGATATTGATTACGATGCGATTTTTGTGGATTACTATAATTACCTCAGCATTGTATCCAACAAAGAAGAGCTCGACAAGCAAAAGATTTTACAACTTACGCAAATCACCCAACGCGGTAATTTCCTGTCGAATATTGAGTACGAATGGCTGGATACTTTTAAGTCTGATGTATCAAACGAGATCATCGACTGCTACCTGCAGTTTGCCAATTCGATGAAGATCTCTGATGATCCACGTTTCCTTATCAAACTGGCTAACGATATTTTCTATTTCGACCCTGTTAATGAGGATGCCATGATCCTGAAATGTAAAGCGCTATCGTTCCTGGGCAAACACTCGCTGGCCAAAACCACTTACGAGAGTTTCAATAAAGAGTACAAGGAAATTTATGGGGAGGATTTTGAGAAGAATTTTCACGCCGTAATGGAATAA